One region of Eremothecium gossypii ATCC 10895 chromosome II, complete sequence genomic DNA includes:
- the FMP30 gene encoding N-acetylphosphatidylethanolamine-hydrolyzing phospholipase D (Syntenic homolog of Saccharomyces cerevisiae YPL103C (FMP30)) encodes MRKLFRHIQNVHFCGNPFGRFCSSIRGASTPRQEKCRNRRMGIPVAKALLGLATPYTAYALYISLQSNREITARENKLQDKESMDFADTLIKYSQLEILGRFENPFTEYRIQTVYEFFFNRLVEVFERNRGGIPVQQSAMDDLMPVHKPSWTNGENMECEVKFSYEVLGPDQAPAQRQAQQLPPLHVTWLGQSCSYIVYRSVKILTDPLMSDYLLHNKLGPKRITKMPAQPEEVPVPDVILVSHNHPDHLDEVSMKKWGSGSSAALWIVPKGLGEYVERHGVERYVELSWWETCRLKFQGTGELPSSLDVVCTPAMHWSGRTLFDANRSLWASFLIRDKDMPVLFHAGDTGYVADLFLRIKERFGAGVKLALLPCGQYCPEWHQKPRHISPSEVLMIMKDMEAKSVLGVHWGTFVLSGEYFREPKEKLEILAEFEGVRDNCYCPELGKTITIY; translated from the coding sequence ATGCGCAAGCTATTCCGACATATCCAGAACGTGCATTTTTGTGGGAATCCGTTTGGACGCTTTTGTAGCAGTATTAGGGGTGCTTCTACTCCGAGACAAGAGAAATGTCGTAACAGGAGGATGGGAATCCCAGTTGCAAAGGCCTTACTGGGACTAGCAACCCCGTACACGGCCTATGCTCTATACATATCGCTGCAATCGAACAGGGAAATTACTGCGAGGGAGAATAAACTCCAAGATAAGGAATCGATGGATTTCGCAGACACACTAATCAAATATTCTCAGCTAGAAATTCTAGGCCGCTTCGAAAACCCGTTTACCGAGTACCGAATTCAAACAGTATATGAGTTCTTTTTTAATCGCTTGGTAGAGGTTTTTGAGCGCAACCGCGGAGGTATTCCGGTGCAGCAGAGCGCGATGGATGATCTGATGCCGGTCCACAAGCCTAGCTGGACCAATGGAGAGAATATGGAATGCGAAGTCAAATTCTCATACGAAGTGCTGGGTCCCGACCAGGCCCCAGCACAGCGGCAAGCTCAACAACTTCCACCTTTGCACGTTACGTGGCTGGGGCAATCCTGTAGCTACATTGTATATCGCAGTGTTAAAATACTCACTGACCCGCTGATGTCTGATTACTTGTTGCATAACAAATTAGGACCCAAACGTATCACCAAAATGCCTGCACAGCCAGAAGAGGTTCCTGTACCTGATGTTATTCTGGTATCGCATAACCATCCCGATCATCTGGATGAAGTGAGCATGAAAAAGTGGGGATCCGGGAGTTCAGCCGCCCTGTGGATAGTACCGAAGGGTTTAGGCGAATATGTTGAAAGACATGGTGTGGAACGATATGTTGAATTGTCCTGGTGGGAGACTTGCCGTCTAAAATTTCAGGGCACAGGGGAGCTTCCCTCGAGTTTGGATGTTGTGTGCACCCCCGCAATGCATTGGTCTGGCCGTACCTTGTTTGATGCAAATAGATCTCTCTGGGCCTCTTTTCTCATACGTGACAAGGATATGCCTGTGCTTTTCCACGCAGGTGATACAGGGTATGTCGCTGATCTTTTCTTGCGGATCAAAGAGCGTTTTGGCGCCGGTGTGAAGTTAGCACTCTTGCCCTGTGGCCAGTATTGTCCGGAATGGCACCAAAAGCCACGCCACATCAGCCCTAGCGAGGTTTTAATGATAATGAAAGATATGGAAGCAAAAAGTGTCCTAGGTGTCCATTGGGGAACATTTGTACTCAGCGGGGAATACTTTCGAGAACCGAAGGAGAAGTTGGAGATATTGGCAGAGTTTGAGGGTGTGAGAGACAATTGTTACTGCCCGGAGCTAGGTAAAACAATAACCATATACTGA
- the ECM31 gene encoding 3-methyl-2-oxobutanoate hydroxymethyltransferase (Syntenic homolog of Saccharomyces cerevisiae YBR176W (ECM31)), which yields MLASRPIKAMALRRMYSIHSSSKQKTIPDIFKKYHAKEPISMITAYDYITATWAHAAHTDMILVGDSLAMSTLGHVSTVDLDLQEFQYHVRSVCRAPGSSFIIADMPYGSFERSIEQGVETAISLMKTSSRVGAVKLEVGAEENDYCLELAAELCRRGIPVMGHVGLTPQRMHALGGYKVQGAKDLGQALAAYHRAKDLQAAGCFSIVIECIPTKLAGIITEKLSIPTIGIGAGPQTSGQVLVQSDLLGMLPGKAPKFVQKYADFHGDAIGSLCSYVEDVRQGVFPKVGQHTFTVSEELLEEFSKQVD from the coding sequence ACAATTCCGGACATTTTTAAGAAGTACCATGCAAAAGAGCCGATCTCGATGATCACCGCGTATGATTATATCACAGCAACATGGGCACACGCCGCACACACAGACATGATACTGGTCGGTGATTCGCTGGCAATGTCCACGCTGGGTCATGTGTCCACGGTGGACCTGGATCTGCAGGAGTTCCAATACCACGTCCGGTCGGTGTGTAGAGCACCAGGCTCGTCCTTTATAATTGCAGATATGCCATATGGTAGCTTTGAGCGAAGCATTGAGCAGGGAGTAGAGACGGCGATCTCGCTTATGAAGACATCCAGCAGGGTGGGTGCTGTTAAGCTCGAGGTTGGCGCGGAAGAAAACGACTACTGTCTTGAGCTTGCCGCAGAGCTCTGCAGGCGCGGGATCCCAGTAATGGGCCATGTCGGGCTGACCCCGCAGCGCATGCATGCATTGGGCGGGTACAAGGTTCAGGGCGCAAAGGACTTGGGCcaggcgctggcggcgtACCACCGGGCTAAAGATCTGCAGGCTGCAGGCTGTTTTTCCATCGTCATCGAATGCATTCCAACTAAACTAGCCGGTATCATAACGGAGAAACTCAGTATACCTACTATTGGCATTGGCGCGGGCCCCCAGACAAGCGGGCAGGTGCTCGTACAGTCGGATCTGCTGGGCATGTTGCCAGGGAAGGCGCCGAAATTTGTGCAGAAGTACGCGGACTTCCACGGGGACGCCATAGGTTCCTTGTGCTCCTATGTTGAAGATGTGCGCCAGGGCGTCTTCCCGAAAGTGGGGCAACATACGTTTACTGTCTCAGAGGAATTGCTAGAGGAATTCTCTAAACAGGTTGATTGA
- the ELP4 gene encoding Elongator subunit ELP4 (Syntenic homolog of Saccharomyces cerevisiae YPL101W (ELP4)): MSFRKRSEIISGSRTVPNRGFTPIRGAPVRSDEVTGLRAVTSRGRDMGTARAGQIDTSNVSRLSRGVEKLGIHSEVAGQSHPGLRPSPATSHPTTSTGCADMDRLLGHMGLPMGQMLLVEEQGGTDFASVLGKLFAAQGAAHNRAESRGAQRGGNTHVVVITLNTQYAKELPGIFQGTRKEVKKSRISQEESKVTVQNLAGGGAKPVARSQDLRIAWRYGLGDNCGASQRSEPEIDPHPHYRHQFDITSRMLPAPTATEVSTLSPQQPIATLLRQLELKLEAQPSQLFRIVIPAFLHPAMYAPSAVQLHEAITLLHGVRSLVKKHREHCVLLATISRDLFSQRGSLFMSQIEAVFDAAICLEPFNQEMQQFLERAYKSQPNKVQHGLVHVLKLPVISDRGEMHVIRSEWAFKNGRKNFAIEEWGIPVEETEQEKDDNQLVGTASSTRDIGSSSCAGGKVAISSHDF, from the coding sequence ATGTCGTTTAGGAAGAGGTCTGAAATTATAAGTGGCTCTCGCACCGTGCCCAATAGAGGTTTCACGCCAATACGTGGGGCCCCAGTTCGCAGCGATGAAGTGACAGGTCTAAGAGCAGTTACCAGCAGAGGCAGAGACATGGGCACAGCTCGTGCTGGCCAAATTGATACAAGCAACGTTTCCAGGCTTTCTAGAGGCGTGGAGAAGCTTGGCATCCACAGTGAGGTGGCAGGGCAGTCGCATCCGGGCTTGCGTCCGTCGCCGGCTACTTCGCATCCCACAACATCCACGGGTTGTGCAGATATGGATCGGCTCCTAGGGCATATGGGCTTGCCAATGGGCCAGATGCTTCTGGTGGAAGAACAAGGGGGTACAGACTTTGCATCGGTACTTGGAAAGCTCTTTGCAGCGCAGGGAGCAGCACATAACCGCGCGGAAAGTCGCGGCGCACAGCGGGGAGGGAATACGCATGTGGTGGTCATCACGCTCAACACTCAGTATGCGAAGGAGCTGCCGGGGATATTCCAGGGCACACGTAAAGAGGTAAAGAAATCTCGCATTTCCCAGGAGGAATCGAAGGTCACGGTGCAAAACTTAGCCGGAGGGGGTGCAAAACCGGTCGCACGTAGCCAAGATCTCAGAATTGCATGGAGGTATGGACTTGGTGATAATTGTGGTGCTAGCCAGCGCTCGGAGCCAGAAATTGACCCTCATCCTCATTACCGGCACCAGTTCGATATAACTAGTCGTATGCTACCTGCTCCTACTGCAACTGAAGTGTCGACCTTGTCGCCACAACAGCCTATAGCaacgctgctgcgccagcttGAGCTGAAGCTAGAGGCGCAGCCCAGTCAGCTTTTCCGAATCGTTATCCCCGCATTCCTACATCCCGCTATGTACGCACCCAGTGCGGTGCAGCTCCACGAGGCCATTACGCTCCTTCATGGAGTTCGATCCTTGGTGAAGAAGCATCGCGAACACTGTGTTCTACTGGCTACTATATCTCGGGATCTTTTTAGCCAACGTGGAAGCCTGTTCATGTCCCAGATAGAAGCTGTCTTCGATGCTGCGATCTGCCTCGAGCCTTTTAATCAGGAAATGCAGCAATTTCTTGAGCGCGCATACAAATCGCAACCAAACAAGGTGCAACATGGCCTTGTCCATGTGCTTAAGCTGCCCGTGATATCTGATAGGGGAGAGATGCATGTCATACGCTCAGAATGGGCCTTCAAGAATGGACGGAAGAACTTCGCTATTGAAGAATGGGGTATCCCTGTCGAAGAGACCGAGCAAGAAAAGGATGACAACCAACTGGTGGGCACCGCAAGCTCTACCCGAGATATTGGATCCTCATCATGCGCTGGCGGGAAAGTTGCCATCAGCTCTCACGACTTCTAG